AGCTCGGCCCTCTAAGGCCGATATTCCCTCTAAAACCGGCGCGCGGGCATCGAACGCGCGGCTAGGGTTTGCCCCTGACCGTGAAGTGGGTCCGAGAGGCCCGAACGGACAGGAAGGACATCGCGTGGCAGAACGCGAACGACGTGTTGCGCCCCCTTATGGGGGCGTTTTTCATGCCCGGGTTCAGGTTCTCGACGCCGAGCAGGTCTCGCGAGCCATGACCCGCATCGCCCACGAGATACTCGAGCGAAACCATGGCGTCGACGAAGTCGTGTTGGTCGGTTTGCAGACCGGCGGCGCGCCGTTGGCCGACCGCATCGCAGAAGAGCTCAAGCGCATCGAAGGCGCCGAAGTTCCGGTGGGCGTGCTGGACGTAGCGCTGTACCGCGACGACATCGGGCTGCGGCCGGTGCTGCCCGAGGCGGTCACCGACATACCCGGCGAGCTCACCAACAAGGTGGTGGTGCTTGTGGACGATGTTCTGTACACCGGTCGCACCATTCGGGCCGCTCTCGATGCCCTGAACGACTTCGGCCGGCCCAGGGCCGTCCAGCTGGCGGTGATGGTCGACCGA
Above is a genomic segment from Acidimicrobiales bacterium containing:
- the pyrR gene encoding bifunctional pyr operon transcriptional regulator/uracil phosphoribosyltransferase PyrR, which encodes MAERERRVAPPYGGVFHARVQVLDAEQVSRAMTRIAHEILERNHGVDEVVLVGLQTGGAPLADRIAEELKRIEGAEVPVGVLDVALYRDDIGLRPVLPEAVTDIPGELTNKVVVLVDDVLYTGRTIRAALDALNDFGRPRAVQLAVMVDRGHRELPIRPDYVGKNLPTRRDEVVNVTLDGVELGEVRRGQQ